GGGCACAATGCGCACTTCGATGCCGGATTTCTGAACGCCGCCGCCGAGCGCTGCGACATAAAACGAAACCCGTTCCACCCCTTTTCACACTTTGATACCTCGACACTTGCCGGTCTTGCCTACGGTCACACCGTGTTGGCTCAAGCCTGCAAACGTGCGGAGATCGAATTTAGCAATAGTGAAGCGCACTCAGCCGATTACGATGCACAAAAAACCGCCGAATTGTTCGCTGGCATTGTAAATCGCTGGCAGGATTTAGGGGGATGGACATGGCCTGCAATCGCCCCCACCGAAGCCGACTAGCTCAGCCCGACAACTCGCTGAGTATTTCATCGAGCGCTTCTACTAGCTCGTCAATATCATTGAGCTCAAGCAACTGATACTTCGTTGCGCTATCGACCGGTAGCAGCTGCAAGAGCGCAAAACACACTTGCCATGCGTTACCCGTATCAACGGTCATTCCCAACTTCTTGACCTCTGGATGCCGCTGAAGCCCCGCCAATACATCGATCATCGAGCGTCCACCTTCAGGGAGCGGTGTAGCGGGAGGAATGGGATCGATTGCAACGGTGGCCATGTTTAAACCCGAGTCCTCACGCCACGTATTTTCTACGTGAAAACGTGCCTCCCCTTCAATGGTAATGCCCAAAAGCCCGTTAGGCAGTTGATCCCAGTCAACGATGTTCGCCACTGTGCCATAGGCGCCAAAATCCAGGTTGGTTTTTGACGCCTGAGCTACTTCAGATCCTTTCTTTATCCAGACAACACCAAAGCTGGTTCCCTCACGCATACATTTGGAAATCATATCGATGTAGCGCCGCTCAAAGATTTGTAGCGGTAATCGACCGTGAGGAAGCAGCAGCGTACCAAGGGGGAAAAGGGGTAGATCAATCACGCTTATCTCCTTGCGGGTCGCTCATCGCTTCGAGGTCGGTCAACAACAGTAACGCTTCCTCGCGCGAATTCCCGCAAAACTCAAACTCTGCCTTAAATTGGCTACAACATTCAGGACGACGCGGGTCATCAAAGATCGCGCACAGCCCATCGCTGTCGTGATGAACACACCGCTCGCCCTTAGCCTTTCCTTTGGGCATGCCAAAAAACGGCGTGTGGATCGCGGGCACAATGCAACATGCACCACAACCTGCTCTGCACTCCATTACCACTCCATCAACCGCGCTCGGGGCCTAATGGCTCAAACGCGATTATCAGCTTCGGAAGCAATAGAAGTGCCCCCATAACGGCTGCGAGCATCGCCATGACGGTCAATACGCCAAAGTAAATACTCGGAGTGAAGTTTGAGAGGGTCAGCATCGAAAAGCCGACAACAACGGTGAGGGTTGTGTAGTACATCGCGCGGCCAATACTCGAATGACTGCGGTACATGGCCTCACGATAACTTCCATCAAGCTCGAACTCACGCCTAAATCGATGAATGTAATGAATACAGTTATCGACACCCATGCCAACGACGATGGCCGCAATAGTGATCGTCATAATGTCCAGTGGGATGCCGGCCAAACCCATTACGCCCAACACCAGACCCGCAGCGAGAATGTTTGGCGCAAGACCGAGTAAAGCCAAAGACACAGATCGAAACAGCGCCAAGAACATTATGCCTATTGCGACGAATACGGCGCCCAGTGTCAGAATTTGCGACGCGTAAAGGCTTTGAAGCACATTGTTATACAACACGAGTAAACCCGTAAATTTTACCCGTGTCTCATCAAGCCCTGTTTCAGCGAGTATCTGTGCGTAGAGCGACTCAAGGTACTCTGCACGGCGCAAGGTTTTGCTGGTTTCCATGGCTCTAACCGTAATGCGAGCTTGCTGCTCAATGGGATCGTAGTAAGGTGCAATCAGCACCTCAGCCACGTCAGCTGGCAAGCTGCGCTCTACTAAAGCGAGTTCGACGCCCCCTAACTTATCATCGTAAAGTCGATCCATGACGGAGAAACCGGTCGACAAAGACAACACTTTTCCGGACTCGGGTCTTGCGTCAACAATGCCATGAATCTGATCAACAAGGTCACGACCTTCCAGCGTAAACCAATAGCCAATTTCGGCTGAATTCTCGTCAGCAAACGATACGTCCTCACCGAAGGAGTCGTCATCCCATAGCCCGTCTTCGTCATCACCAAAGTCGCCTTCAAACCCAGAGTCATCACCGGTAACGACGTCACTCGTTGTGCGCTCATCTGCGAACGACTGGTTACCTGATGCCAGCGCATCAACGGGCTGGATACTCTCTGAGGGGGGGTAGAGAATAATATCGAGCGGTATGGTTCCACCTAGACGGGAGTCAAGCAGTTCCATACCTTGATAAATCTCAGTCGTATCCTTGAAATAGTCGATGAACCGATTCTCAACCTGTAACCGCGACAACCCGAGCACCACGAGCAAGATCAATAATCCGGTAACGGCAAAGACGAGACCACCAAAGCGCTCGACGACCGTGGCGAAACGGCGCGTCATGCTCAACGAATCGTTTGCCCCCGTAGCGCCTTTGTCAGGCAGAATCGCAATTAG
The Candidatus Paraluminiphilus aquimaris genome window above contains:
- a CDS encoding LON peptidase substrate-binding domain-containing protein, which codes for MIDLPLFPLGTLLLPHGRLPLQIFERRYIDMISKCMREGTSFGVVWIKKGSEVAQASKTNLDFGAYGTVANIVDWDQLPNGLLGITIEGEARFHVENTWREDSGLNMATVAIDPIPPATPLPEGGRSMIDVLAGLQRHPEVKKLGMTVDTGNAWQVCFALLQLLPVDSATKYQLLELNDIDELVEALDEILSELSG
- a CDS encoding YkgJ family cysteine cluster protein, which gives rise to MECRAGCGACCIVPAIHTPFFGMPKGKAKGERCVHHDSDGLCAIFDDPRRPECCSQFKAEFEFCGNSREEALLLLTDLEAMSDPQGDKRD
- a CDS encoding efflux RND transporter permease subunit; the encoded protein is MSSAYHLFITRYASAIIFIALVLAGGALSQLEKVRLDASSDSLLLQGDPDLAFFEEATERYESYEFLIMTWEPESPLLSEASLSGLSAMVSDLKSVPGVRSVTSALDVPLLESPPISLTDLSDLDSIPSLRDPQVDRALALREFTSSQLYKNLVVSEAGDLTAVQVTIEPNKEVDRLGGLRKSLRKLVAEGGDIEVQRELSAVELAYDEATRTVNADRAALVANVREVAEKYRDQSRIFVGGVPMIAADMLDFVQDDLVTFGTSIILVMVAMLALIFRDYRWVLIPISVCTLSATLMLGILGFTDWRMTVISSNFVAVLLVVALALAIHLVVRYRELEVKEPDMPRAERAVMAARLMFIPCFYTAVTTMVAFTSLVVAGIKPVIDFGWMMTAGIVVAFVVSFSLVPALIAILPDKGATGANDSLSMTRRFATVVERFGGLVFAVTGLLILLVVLGLSRLQVENRFIDYFKDTTEIYQGMELLDSRLGGTIPLDIILYPPSESIQPVDALASGNQSFADERTTSDVVTGDDSGFEGDFGDDEDGLWDDDSFGEDVSFADENSAEIGYWFTLEGRDLVDQIHGIVDARPESGKVLSLSTGFSVMDRLYDDKLGGVELALVERSLPADVAEVLIAPYYDPIEQQARITVRAMETSKTLRRAEYLESLYAQILAETGLDETRVKFTGLLVLYNNVLQSLYASQILTLGAVFVAIGIMFLALFRSVSLALLGLAPNILAAGLVLGVMGLAGIPLDIMTITIAAIVVGMGVDNCIHYIHRFRREFELDGSYREAMYRSHSSIGRAMYYTTLTVVVGFSMLTLSNFTPSIYFGVLTVMAMLAAVMGALLLLPKLIIAFEPLGPERG